TGGACAAGACCAACCAGTACATCGTGCAGACGGCGCCGTTCACCCTCGTCAAGGACCCCGAACAGAAGCCCCGGGTGGGCGAGATCCTGCACCACGTGCTGGAGAGCGTACGCATCACCGGCGAACTGCTGGCGCCCTTCCTGCCGGAGACGGGCGCCGCGGTGCGAAGGCTCCTGGGACTCCCCGCCAGTGACACGCTCGACGCGGAGTGGGGCGGCTCCTTCCCCGAAGGACACCAAGTCCAACCGCCGGAAATCCTCTTCCCCCGGATCGAGGAGACGGAAGACGGCGGAGACAACGGGAGTGGCTAGGAGGATACCCGCACCAGTGGCTGGGAAGTTACCCGTCATTCCCGCGCAAGCGGGAATCCAGGGGTGGGGGGTGGCCACATGACTCCCGCATCCGCGACCCTCATCGACACCCACTGCCACATCCAGACCGAGGAATTCGACGAGGACCGCAAAGAGGTGCTGTCCCGGGCTCGCGACGCCGGCGTCGAGACTTTGATCGTCGTAG
This Deltaproteobacteria bacterium DNA region includes the following protein-coding sequences:
- a CDS encoding methionine--tRNA ligase, whose protein sequence is FVNRVNADLANNFGNLVSRVLAMQKRYFGGVVQPMGSGDRPEDRELREAFQAAAANVDRHMEEMGFHRALESIIEAVDKTNQYIVQTAPFTLVKDPEQKPRVGEILHHVLESVRITGELLAPFLPETGAAVRRLLGLPASDTLDAEWGGSFPEGHQVQPPEILFPRIEETEDGGDNGSG